The Osmerus mordax isolate fOsmMor3 chromosome 5, fOsmMor3.pri, whole genome shotgun sequence DNA window AGCCCTGCACTCCGGACAGAACCAGCTCAAAGAAATGGTACAGAAATGGTACCCAACCTCAGACAGGAAGGGTCTTAACTGGTGTTTTGTTGACTTGCTGATCCTGTCCCTTTGTCCCTGTGTCAGTCTGTCCCAGTGCTGGAGGCCCGGGCCTGTGCTGCTGCCGGCCAGAGTGGCCTCATGGCCTTGTATGAAGCCATGTTCACACAGTACAGCATCTGCACCGCACAGGTACGTACAGCACATCAACTTGTGTGTGATAGTCAGTGAAAGTTTCCAGATACTATCAACCAGCAAGTGTTCAGTGGAGGAagcagctgctgctgtgtgtgtgtgcagatcctGGTGACCAACCTGGACTTCCACGACgagcagaagaggaggaacCTGAACAGCACGCTGCATGAGCTGCTACGGATGAACATCGTCCCCATCATCAACACCAACGATGCCGTGGTGCCCCCGCCTGTGCCCAACAGCGACCTGCAGGGGGTAAATGTGGGTACTGTGTGCCGGGCATGCTGGGAATGCTTCTTGTTGGTGATGGTGACGGCTAGCTGGTACCTCTGAGTGGTGTGCTACTGCATCATAGCTGTCTGTTATCAcacatatttgtttatttacaaTTGTCATCATGTAGGCCTGCTTCAGTTTGCTCTGATGTCTTTTCTGTATTTAGTCACAGTAGGCTAATGGTGATAGTGCATGCTAATATAAGCATGTCCTTAAGTTGATGGGCATCCCTGGATAGTCTGCATGGGCTTCTGTTCATCCTGATGTGTGTTATTATTTTAGTCCATAGTTTACATCATCACGGTTCATGTTGTGTTTGCAGGTCATCAGCATCAAGGATAATGACAGCTTGGCAGCGAGGCTGGCTGTTGAGATGAAAGCTGACCTCCTCATCGCCCTGTCAGATGTTGAAGGTGAGCACAACAATCTTGTATTCCTCAGAATGGCGTAGTGTGGTTACATGTTTTGATTGTTGTTGCTGTGTTCCACAGGCCTGTATGACAGCCCCCCAGGCACAGACGATGCAAAGCTGATAGACATCTTCTATCCAGGAGACCAGCAGTCCATCACCTACGGCACCAAGTCCAGGGTGGGCATCGGGGGCATGGAAGCAAAGGTCGGTCCAATGTGCTCCTGAGGTCTGATGTAGTTGGGTTTGCTGTTGTCACCAATACTGGGATGGTAGACCCTAACCATGTGGTGTTGTCACCAGTACTGGGATGTGAGCATGTGCTGTTGTCACCAGTACTGGGATGTAACCATGTGCTGTTGTCAACAGTACTGGGATGGTAGACCCTGACCATGTGGTGTTGGTGCGTCTGCAGGTGAAGGCAGCGTTGTGGGCGCTGCAGGGAGGTACGTCGGTCGTCATCGCCAACGGCACCCACCCCAAGGTCACAGGTCAGGTCATCACTGACATTGTGGAGGGTAAGAAGGTGGGCACCTTCTTCTCAGAGGTGAAACCTGCAGGTGAGTCACTGACCcctcacacactgcagacacgcAGACTTGCAGACCTGATGAcctgcagacagactgacctgCAGACACGCTGACCgacagacacactgacctgCAGACACGCTGACCTGCAGACACGCTGACCTGCAGACACGCTGACCTACAGAGGAGAAGAGGTTGTTTGATGGCTGCTGTGTtatcagggttaaggttagagtgATCCCTGTGTTCTCAGGCCCAACGGTGGAGCAGCAAACAGAGATGGCCCGGCAGGGAGGGCGGGCTCTCGCCTCTCTGCTCCCTGAGGAGGTgagttctcctcccctcccccggacttcacccctctgccccccctcccctacctacacccccctcctcctacctacACCCCCTTACCTACACCCCCGTCCTCCAacctacacccccctcctcctacctacaccccccccccctacctacacccccccccctatctacacccctccccctggcctcaccCGTATGTACTGAGGTGCTCAGTGTCCCTGATCTGTCCTGCTTCCGTTCTTCTCATGTGCAGAGGGGAGAGATTATCTGCAGGCTGGCCGACCTGCTgacggagaagaaggaggagatccTGAACGCTAACAAGAGAGACATGGAGCTGGCCACATCATCAGGTACATACAGGACAGACATGGAGCTGGTCTCATACAGGAGAGATATGGAACTGGTCTTATCAAATTCAGGGTTAGAGAGACATGCTGATCTCATCATCAGGTCCAGGGTTAGAGAGACATGCTGGTCTCATCATCAGGTCCAGGGTTAGAGAGGAGTAGTTGAGTTCCTGTGTCTCCGTGTTTCCCTGCAGGTCGTCTTTCCACGCCCCTGCTGAACCGTCTGAGTTTGTCCTCCTCCAAGCTGAACAGCCTGGCCATCGGTCTGCGCCAGATCGCCGTGTCGTCCCAAGAGAGCGTGGGCCGGGTGCTGCGCAGGACCCGGCTGGCCAACAACCTGCAGCTGGAGCAGATCACCGTGCCCATCGGGGTGCTGCTGGTCATCTTCGAGTCCCGGCCA harbors:
- the aldh18a1 gene encoding delta-1-pyrroline-5-carboxylate synthase isoform X3, with product MMIVTSGAVAFGRQRLRHEILLSQSVRQALHSGQNQLKEMSVPVLEARACAAAGQSGLMALYEAMFTQYSICTAQILVTNLDFHDEQKRRNLNSTLHELLRMNIVPIINTNDAVVPPPVPNSDLQGVNVISIKDNDSLAARLAVEMKADLLIALSDVEGLYDSPPGTDDAKLIDIFYPGDQQSITYGTKSRVGIGGMEAKVKAALWALQGGTSVVIANGTHPKVTGQVITDIVEGKKVGTFFSEVKPAGPTVEQQTEMARQGGRALASLLPEERGEIICRLADLLTEKKEEILNANKRDMELATSSGRLSTPLLNRLSLSSSKLNSLAIGLRQIAVSSQESVGRVLRRTRLANNLQLEQITVPIGVLLVIFESRPDCLPQVSALAIASGNALLLKGGKEAANTNRTLHQLTQEALSVHGVQEAVQLVSTREEVEDLCRLDQLIDLIIPRGSSQLVREIQRAARGIPVLGHSEGVCHVYVDAEASIDKTLDIIKDSKCDYPAACNAMETLLIHRDLLRTPLFDQIIDMLRVEQVKIHAGPKFASYLTFSPSEVKSLRTEYGDLECCIEVVDSMQDALDHIHKYGSSHTDAIVTENEETAEQFLQQLDSACVFWNASTRFADGYRFGLGAEVGISTARIHARGPVGLEGLLTTKWVLRGDGHTAADFSEQGSMKFLHENIPVPQRNLS